Proteins from a genomic interval of Bombus affinis isolate iyBomAffi1 chromosome 14, iyBomAffi1.2, whole genome shotgun sequence:
- the LOC126924633 gene encoding cytoplasmic dynein 2 intermediate chain 2-like → MFTNRSLEAVSFNSQLSTTKSHQSANVQTTEIVYNQNPVQTVETRTVETQTITEEKKKPEVNYERLAQFLNRVTPCILEALDESYGTNAFEDYEPKIDEDLLTSTQLLQKIHSIESDSQMKVSDMSWSIGGGTLAVSFGIPYHETWCDHLSKMQLYNQTKDGSFTDNPNKTLETNACITTLAYHPTEPSIIAAGLFNGDVLVWNLRDNVSVAPTTICTHGDCVSQVYWKARTINDVSLLVSASKDGYIFIHKMMANFTVAREYKRLKLTKEYNPIENSRPRSAGGTRERAMESGLCITAFDFSSRDPIFFIVGTLCGGIYKCSLDRVAPIEDDETLMDPVVDEYERHEGSITCIKCSPIRNLFVTAGTDKEIRIYHFEEHTNLWSISCENTIVGLAWMLGNQDIFATYGAGSEIRLYNVTGGKSVTNINFETTDRQNTSCLRVNLRKNMAAISDTQGTIEIWKIPRQLL, encoded by the exons ATGTTTACTAATCGTTCACTCGAAGCAGTGAGTTTCAACTCACAATTATCTACTACGAA ATCGCATCAATCTGCGAACGTTCAAACAACAGAAATTGTTTATAATCAAAATCCTGTGCAAACTGTCGAAACAAGAACTGTCGAG ACTCAAACTATAaccgaagagaagaagaagccAGAAGTGAACTATGAAAGACTGGCCCAATTTTTAAATAGAgttacaccttgtatattgGAAGCATTAGATGAATCTTATGGAACCAATGCATTTGAAGATTATGAACCAAAAATTGATGAAGATTTACTGACAAGCACACAGCTTCTGCAAAAAATTCATAGCATTGAATCTGATTCTCAG atgAAAGTAAGTGATATGAGTTGGAGTATTGGAGGAGGAACATTGGCAGTTTCTTTTGGTATTCCTTACCATGAAACATGGTGTGACCATCTATCTAAAATGCAATTGTACAATCAAACAAAAGATGGTAGTTTCACAGATAATCCAAATAAAACGCTGGAAACAAATGCCTGTATAACAACATTGGCTTATCATCCAACTGAACCATCCATTATAGCTGCTGGTTTATTCAATG GTGATGTTCTTGTATGGAACTTAAGAGACAATGTATCAGTGGCACCAACAACAATTTGTACCCATGGGGATTGTGTGTCTCAAGTATATTGGAAAGCAAGAACTATAAATGATGTGTCTTTGCTTGTGAGCGCCAGCAAAGATGGATATATTTTCATCCACAAGATGATGGCCAATTTTACAGTTGCTCGTGAATATAAACG ACTGAAATTAACCAAAGAATATAATCCAATAGAAAACTCAAGGCCACGTAGCGCAGGTGGCACACGTGAACGCGCTATGGAATCCGGATTATGTATTACTGCCTTCGATTTTTCGTCCAGAGATCCCATATTTTTTATCGTGGGTACTTTATGCGGTGGAATATACAAATGTAGCTTAGATCGTGTTGCTCCTATCGAAG atGATGAAACTCTAATGGATCCTGTAGTAGACGAGTATGAAAGGCACGAAGGTAGTATTACGTGCATTAAATGTTCCCCGATACGTAATCTTTTCGTCACTGCTGGCACTGACAAAGAAATTCGTATATATCACTTTGAAGAG CATACGAACTTGTGGTCGATTTCTTGTGAAAATACAATCGTGGGTTTAGCATGGATGCTCGGGAATCAAGACATATTCGCAACTTATGGTGCTGGTTCGGAGATTAGATTGTATAACGTCACTGGTGGAAAATCTGtgacaaatataaattttgagACCACTGATAGACAAAACACTAGCTGCTTACGTGTGAATTTAAGAAA AAATATGGCTGCCATCAGTGACACGCAAGGAACTATAGAAATTTGGAAAATCCCAAGGCAATTATTGTAA